The window GGTCGACTAAGGATTTAAAATATCTCTGATCCTCTGTCTGATCATGACACCCTTCAGTTTCATGAGTCTGAccataattaatcaaaagtgtTCTCCAGAACACATGAACCCTCTCAACACTGATAATATCGCCGGACTCATAGGCTTGTTTGATCTcgcatgcacatggtatctgatgagaggttctcaatacacaTCCACAACGCGCATTCACTTCATGGCTCAAACTTCTCATGCGAGctaactcaacattgatcagTTGCATGCAGTAGTGTGAGACTTTGCATACCAGGTGGTTAAAGGGGAATCCGGAGTAAGAGACTCCTTTACGAAGCCTggactgctcaagcatgtacctaATAAGAACATAAACATACTATCAGTTGACTGAGATTTACAAATACATGATAAGAATACAAACATCTTCCAATAGAACTTATTGAAAATACCTGATATGAGATGCCTGGGCTTTTATCTGCTTATGAACCTTTTGCCATACCGTGTCCAGCGATCCTGTGGatgtattgagccattgctttagactcgcatgttcgctctccatACGACAAGtggttgtgttgccaaaatgtaagaAATTTTTCGTCCatgcaacaacaaacttctccttatgcaccaaccacgtctcctcaatGTACGAGATAAGAGTTTGGTACCTGCTCATCGAATCCTGCATCTTGCCCAGATTTTCCTCGTACTCCACAATGGATAAAGATTCAATTAATGTTCTCCAttttccattcttgaatttaccgGCAATTGATTTGTCTCCCATGATTCTGTACGCCCAATCTTCTACATCCTTGTTTATATGCCAGGTGCATAACAAATGTGCTGTATGTGGGAAAACATCCAGAATCGGTTTCAACAACCCCAACTCCCTATCACTGACGATAACAGTCGGGTTGAgatcaaacccaatcaaaacCCTCAGCTGCTGCAGGACCCAACGGTAACTTCCTTTAGTCTCATCTTTAATGATGGCATATGCGATCTTGAAATTGTTATTGCAaggcgtcatcccaacaatttcaacaaatggcattttgtacttgttggttttgtacgtggaatcaatgccgatgtaccagtgataagtcctgaataaatctactgattctggatgtgccataaacacatgTGTAATGACGCTGGAATCACCCTCAGGTTGCGTATAAAGAGCATACTTGTTCTCGAGAGCGATATGATAGAACTGACTAGCCaagtctctaccttcaaacccATCATTCCTCATCTTATCTCTATAGTTATAGACGTGTTTAATTGTTGGGTGGTCTTCAGGATGCTTTTCTTTAAcggctgctaaaatagcacaaggcctTGCTTGAGCCGAACTCATATCACGAACGATTAatttagatgcgatactgagtctgctcatctgccgacttccctctggagACACACGTAACGAATGATTGTGCTGACCAGTTAAtccagccttagcctttatcccccaaCCAGTAAGGTCTGAccgttgataggctttaatctcaaatttacacctgcacgctttagttttcGTTTTTCGTATTAACCCTGCGTCATCTTGTTTCCCTCTGtagcgttcaccccgtgaacatctcAATTGCTTTTACTTTCCACCATTTTTATGCGAAGATATTGTAATCTCAAACCCAATTCGAATAGCTACCTGTTTTGCCCAAGTAACAGCATCTTCACACGAAGCGACAACGGTGTCCGTTATAAAACGAGAACTATAATCAATGCCACCCGGTTGCCAATCTTCTAACGGTtcctgaatatataaaaaatgcataatatgtattaacaatacgcaaaaaaatgttaaaaaatgacATTCGGTTGCATAATAGGTATTAACAATAcatgtaaaaatttaaaaatataaatttagggcTTAGTCgggttaaaaattataatttcgaGCTTGTTCGGGCCTCGTGTAGGCTAAACGGACAGGCTGCCTGGTTAAAATGCCAAAAATTGGTCAAATTATGCCTAAATGGGCAGCCTGCCCGTTCCACCGTACGTGGGAACGGGCAGGTCACGCCGCCCGCGCCGACGGCGGAACGAGCGGCATGCGCTGCTCGTTCCGCAGGCCGAACGGGCAGCGCGCTCTGCTCGTTCGGCTGGTGGAACGAGCGGCGCATGCCGCTCGTCCGCATGACCGAACGGGCAGTTCGTCCGTTCGACCGTGCGGACGAACAACATCGGACACCCGTTTAGgccaattcaataaaaaaattaaaaaattcaaaaatgaaattttaatttaaatttatatcgtaggattacctcgtgtacgaaatcatggtcttcgggaatgctcgggtccattttcgtccaattagagtttttaggcttgggagagaaagagaggaaaaaaaagttttggtttttgagtttaaattatgaggAGGGCATAATTGTCAAAATAGTGCGGTGGTTGAAAAATCatattgcggtatatagcaatacccttttttaatcaataaaaatgttaccggaaaattagaaatttgaattataaataaaaaaattagaaatttgacaATTTTAATATTGAATCATTGATTTAATTAGTTAGTATTatgagaaaattataaaattgggttaaataggagacttatttacatatttagactacTTATCCAACatattacatatttagactatatttttgtgacttttccaaaatatctgaacctttcatctttttcttcctcttcctcttccaagTGTATGGTTTTCCTTCCCATTtccagacttttgatcttcctttcttcctttatattCCGAAATCTGCATCAATTTCTTTATCACcatgttttttttcttcttcctctctttttctcttgattcttcatctttctgtttCTTCCCGTCTCTTGGTTTCTTTTTTCTTGTGTGAATCAGAGACATCGTTATTCAACATTATGTTGATTGTTTTTCTGcgtttatcatatggttattgaCGATTTCAATGATAAAAGGCggaaaaaatgtaagtatctgctgtttaatcttcatattttttttcagaAAATCACTTCGCGAAATGAGGTTTGCGAAGCTCTACGAGGAAAAATAGGCTGAAAATgacgattttacttcgcgaaaacaGATTACGCGAAGCCTGCGAAGAGaaatgttcataatttttatcttcgcagacttcgcgtaatcgtttttcgcgaagtaaaatcgtcCTTTTATTGTTActtttctcttcgcagacttcacgTAATCTTCTTCCGCGAAGCTAAATCATCTTTTTTCTTACTAACACgacttaatttttgtgaaggtggttgaatataGAACATCAAATTCAAGTACCCATTTAGCTTGAATACAAAGACATCAATCACAGTAGGCGGTGTACTGAGATGTACGGGAGGTGAGAACTTGATGCTTTTTCTTGGATTCTGTTTTTAAAAGAACAGAAAAATCACCACAAACTTTGGATTTCATTTCTCAAACTTCGAGTTCCATTTTTCATCTACGCTTATTCTGTCGATTTTTCTCCTGCTTTTCGGATTTAGGGTTTAAGTtttgaattattgttgcaatcttgttgtaaattttgataatgttatgattttaatgttacgATTATTGTTGCAACCTTGTTGTTAtgcttttttgttatataccacttcgtcTATTTCGCAATATGTGAAGTATGCGAAGATAATACTGCTTAAAAACACGTATTTTAATTCacatattgcgaaatctgcgaaAATGAAAGTTATTATGTGAATTAGTATTGTCTTCGCAtgcttcgcatattgcgaaacaTGTGAATTAGAATCATGTTCTTAACCAAATACTATCTGCGCTTATCGTGAAATATACGAAGTCAGACGAAAGGGTGACATaagaaatattaaaaattttctaaatattatatatatatatgatccaattttgtaattttccataGTATTATATAATTAGGAGTAAGAAATCAGATCACGGACCTAACTGCTACTGCGATGCCCCACCTGAATTCCCCGCGTCCTTAACGGTCAAAACCGTAGCTCTCAACGATAAATTCCAACAAGATAACATACAACTCAAAGCGACATCGTTCTGGTCCTTCTTCTAGACCTAACTCAGAAATCGAACTCACAGCGAAACCCTAGAACCAGAAAACAAGCTATAGGAAATGGCAATTGCCCGAACCGGAGTCTACGTCGACGATTACCTTGAGTGTTTGTTCCTaaaatttctttgatttttataaatttttatttgaaatttattgtCTCCGTAATTAAATGCAATTTTTCCCCCCTGAATTTGAATAGATGCAAGTACATTACCAGCTGAGCTTCAAAGGCTTCTCAATACTATCAGAGAACTTGATGAAAGATCCCATTGTAAGATTGTATCCTTAATACATTTGTCTATATTCTTTCTAGACGCTTTCTGCCTATGAAATTTGGGAATTTTGGTGTTAGGGTTCCTGCTGCTCTTCTATTAACAGTGTTCTGTttacattttagtttttttttccttttgagGTTTAGAGGTTCAATTACTTTACATTTACATGTATGCATGAATATAATTTGTCAAATTAGGATTTTTATGATCTATTCTCATTCTGCTGTTTTGTTTGATTATAGTGTTTTTATTAGCATAAGGCACCTACATGCATGTATGTGCGTTTCTTATGCTTATTTATTGCTAAAAAGTTTTGATCTTGTTTTAGATTTGGTGATTTTATTGTTGTTTCTTTAAATATCAAGTGAATCCCGGAATGATATGGTTATGTTGGTTTATGATTTTCTTTACTTGTTGACTATATATAATCTTATTTGTACATATGTTTTTTGTCTGTGTGGAAGCAATGATAAACCAAACTAGACAGCAAACAAAGTTTTGTTTAGGAGTGGCAGCACAAAGCTCAAAGAGAGGGAATGACATTAattataataacaataacataGAAGATGATGATCCTGATGAGAGAATGAGAAAGGATATCGAGAAAAATCAGGAAAGTGCATTGAATTTGTGTACTGAAAAGGTGTTGTTGGCACGTCAAGCGCATGACATTGTAAGTTTCTTCCATACGAACTTCCTAAAGACTGTATTGATCAAAATCCTCTCTCTCTCGTTTAAATAGTATGTACTGCCTTGTTATATGGTACATGTTTTATTCAGGGCttctttaaaaagaaaatatgtccATACAATTAACACCTTTATGTTTAAATATGTTTGAGGTGTTGTTGTATGTGACTTGATCACTGATTTACTCTGTTATGACATGATTTTTATACAACAAAAAGTAAGAATAATCAACTTGAGGGCTTAAAGTGTAAATTTAAGCTAAATCTGGTTCTGTTTGCTGTATCATCGGGGTTTGTTACATTTCATGTGTTATGTATGTAAGATGGAAAGTAAGCCATGGCACCGTTCAGGTGCTAACTAAtttccttatatttttttaggcaTAACATCTTAGATATCTTATTTTAGGAAACCAGAATGATAGATGAATGGTGAAAATATTGAGTTGAAAGTATGCAATGCAATTTGCTTTAGAAAGTAGCTAGTCTATCTGAAATTCTAGTACTAATTTGCATAAAATCCTATTAATTGAAAGCATAAACTAAAGATAGAACGAACTGAGCATAAACTCCACCTCCGCAGGAAGATATTCTTCCCTCTCTGCTCAATGAGCAGGGCCTAACTCAAAcgagccaaataaacctaatttCCAATACTCCTTCTCTCCCTACAcctctatatatataccaaCTAAAAACATTACTAACTAATTCTCACCAGAACTCAAACCACATATCCCCTAATTCCCAAATTATCCTTTATTCGCATTAGCATATTCTCTATCACTGTGTGTTATGAGATTTTTCACCTCTTTACTTGTTAGTTATAATGCATAACGGCGAAGCATACTTGAAATTATCAACCCCTAATTTCATATAATTGTAAACTTAGTTTCAGCTTTGGCATGTGCCTTATGCTTGGTTCTGAACATATTCTTTGGTGATTTTGTTTTATCAGCAACTTCATACATGTACCAATTAGATGTACATCATGTAAAAAACCAACTATTCAGCAATGTAATCTACAGCCGGTTCTGTTGGTTCAGTCCAATCTACAGCTTCACTTCCTGTTGTTGTTAATAAATCTACCTGCAGCTAACACGTTGTTATTTCCTTTTGCCCTATCTACAGATAGACAGCCACATAAAAAGACTGGATGAAGATCTGAACAACTTTGCAGAAGATTTGAAGCATGGTAACAAATGCAAGAAAAACCATTCCTATCTTTTTACTATAATGTCACCCAAAAACTTATCATGGAACTCGCCCCAAACTAATTAGCAAACTAATGCTCGGCCTGAACATACATCTCATTCTGATTTAAAATGTGTCATATTTTGAGAATGGATGTTTTGGTCTTTTTTCACTATCCTATTAATCGGAGCATTGTCAGTATCATTTTTATATAGTTTTTCGATACTAGGTAAAGTATTTTGCCTTTCGTAGAACTCGGTGCTTCAGATGGTGTATTGAATTGCTCACATTCTTTATCTTCTTTtgcttttctctctctctaaaattgtCAGAGGGGAAACTACCACTGGATGAGCCAGCGATTCTTCCTCCACAACCTATATTAATACCTAAAGTAGAAAAACGGAAGGGATTTTATGGAACACCTCAATCGAAAAGGATGGATTTCAGAGACAGGGAATTCGACAGAGAGCGTGATAGAGATTTTGAACTCATGCCCCCTCCAGGAATTAAGAAGGATTTCACTATCCCTGTTGATATTGATCAACCCATTGATCCTAATGAACCTACATATTGTGTCTGCCATCAGGTTTGACTTCTCATCCAGTGTTGTTCAAACTGCATAAAGCTGTAATATGTGTACCAAGTTCCGTAATGAATTTTTTGCCATTTTAGGTGTCGTTCGGAGATATGATTGCTTGTGATAATGAAAATGTGAGTACTTTTTCTCCTTGCTTGCCTTTGAtcataaaaattatgaaaatcatATGCATTTTGTTGATATTATTATATACAGTGCCATGGAGGGGAATGGTTCCATTACATATGTGTTGGTTTGACACCAGAGACTAGATTCAGAGGAAAATGGTATTGTCCAACCTGCAGAATGCTACCTCTATCACAAATCTAATTTCTACTTCGATTCCATTTATTATTTGTTTGTGTTGGtaacaaaactattatatttatGATCCCTAATTCAATCAAATTCCCCAAATTTTGTTGTAaagttcacatttttcctttctttaagGGGT is drawn from Euphorbia lathyris chromosome 9, ddEupLath1.1, whole genome shotgun sequence and contains these coding sequences:
- the LOC136205292 gene encoding PHD finger protein ING2, translating into MAIARTGVYVDDYLEYASTLPAELQRLLNTIRELDERSHSMINQTRQQTKFCLGVAAQSSKRGNDINYNNNNIEDDDPDERMRKDIEKNQESALNLCTEKVLLARQAHDIIDSHIKRLDEDLNNFAEDLKHEGKLPLDEPAILPPQPILIPKVEKRKGFYGTPQSKRMDFRDREFDRERDRDFELMPPPGIKKDFTIPVDIDQPIDPNEPTYCVCHQVSFGDMIACDNENCHGGEWFHYICVGLTPETRFRGKWYCPTCRMLPLSQI